DNA sequence from the Falco peregrinus isolate bFalPer1 chromosome 1, bFalPer1.pri, whole genome shotgun sequence genome:
ttttctGATGGCCCACTTTGTCTATTACATTTGAGGGAAgaatgagtaaaaaaaaaaataatcttgaaagCTCCTATTTTGTGGGGtctgtggtggttttggggggtttctttgttttgttttggtttttttcaacttAACAAAATGTTCAAGCCTGAATTTATTCCTTTTAGTTGTTCTTTGACAGtcatcttcctttctgtctaACAGTGGAATTGTTCAGAAGGACTTGATTTTTTCCCTTGGACAAACTGAGTGTATGCTGAAACCAGTGGAGTCTCCTGATATGAAAATGACCAAAATATTCAGCAAAGATGACCTGGATGATACTAACAGCCTATTTGAAAAACTTAAACAGGAACCAGATGCTTTAACTGtgctggctccagctgctggagacaCAATTATCTCTCTAGATTTCAGCAGTAATGGTGGGTGTGCGTTTAAATTGGAGAGCATGCTAATTAGTAAAGTTAGtatttcacagcaaattttgaaaaataacctCCCGGTATGACTTGCCTAGTggtatttcagctgctgtttaaaTTTAATGAGGTCCATAGACACGCACAGTATTGTTACTTAGGTTGatggtttcttttaatttttatagagTCTGATGAACAACAATGTGATGAAGTTCCTTTGTATAACGATGTAATGCTCCCCTCATCCAGTGAGAAATTGCAGAATATAAATATGGCAATGTCCCCACTACCTGCCTCTGAAACTACAAAGCCACTTCGTAGCAATGCTGATCCTGCACTCAATAGAGAAGTTGTATCAAAGCTGGAGCCAAACACGGAGCCACTCGAACTTTCTTTTACCATGCCTCAGGTGCAAGAACAACCAACCAGCCCTTCTGATGCAAGTACCAGCCAAAGTTCACCTGAGGTTAGTTTCGTAATTTGGATATGCTGTCATTAAAAACGTATGTGCTGTCAGGTCTTGTGGAGCAAACCTGGTTAAGGATGCAGCCAAGACAagaattgaaaattatttctatgcTGTGACTTAAGCTCGTGTCATGAtctgaggaaagaaagataaattttcATACTGAGAATTATCTTTTCATTAAAGTGAATCTTGCATACACATAAAATGCCACCTGATAGAAATAAGAAGAGCTTGGGATTGGTCTTTCTAGAAAGAATGGTTCAGAGATAACTCCTCTAAATAGCAAATTAGTTGCAATAAATTACTGTAAAGACTACTTCCAGGTTCCAACTAATTGTGTGCTTCCCAAATGGGGTAAATTTGAATGTATACTGCTAATTGTGTGTTCCTTTCccattttaattttgtgcaaCTATAGCTTGGAATTAGTTTTTATATTAGAACATTTTTCAGAGAACCTGTAGATACAATGCAAAATGATGTAATAACAGAAACTTAAAACTGCactcaaaatgttttcacagcCCAGTAGTCCCAACGACTACTGCTTTGATGTGGATAATGATATGGCTAATGAATTCAAACTGGAATTAGTGGAGAAACTCTTTGCAATagatacagaagcaaaaaatccaTTCTCTACTCAGGTAATGTACATTAACATTCTGTATCTCAAATACTTATTCTCAGCATGGTTCTCTTTCTCTTAGAATGTCTTCAGGAACTTCCTTcctattttatataatatttttattaaaataaattgcaaaaaaatattgtaaggaTCTGGTAAAAGGAAGAGCCTTAATGAAGTCATAGCTGCAATATTCTTACATATTGATGTTTTTTTACCTCTTGTCTTTTCCAGGAAACTGATTTAGATTTGGAGATGTTGGCTCCTTACATCCCAATGGATGATGACTTCCAGTTGCGATCCTTTGATCAGCTATCTCCACTGGAAAGCAGTTCTTCTGGCTCTCAAAATGCAGCCACCATTACCATATTTCAGCAGACTCAGACACCATCAAGTACTGCTgatgaaataaaaccagtgaCGGAGCATGTGGAAGATGTGAAGACACTAATTGTTCCTTCATCTCCTGCCCACGTAGTCAATGAAACGAGTAGTGCCCCAGCGTCACCGTACAGTGGGAACAGGAGTCGAACTGCATCTCCAAtcagagcaggaaaaggaaCACTGGATCAGACGGAAAAATCTTCTCCAGGAGCACCCAGTTTGCTAACAGTCACTctaaataaaaggtattttaaaagcaaattttaagcCCTAGTATCTGATCAAGAAATAAGATATAATACACTTTTAAATACTGACAGCTGTTGTATGTTGTCTTTGGCATTCTACTTCAAAGTAGaaattgatacatttaaatTTGGACACTTGAAACAAgggtggggtttggttttttttttttggttctagTAAGCTTCCCTAAAATTAATTGCACAGTAGCTTTTACAAAAACATCTTATGTAATAGGCAGCTACTGTATGCAAGCATTGTTCGTCATTTTGTTCTGCTCTTGTATCTGACATgcagccttttaaaaagaatgcaGCAGGCAATTTACAAGTAGTTATACCCATACAgtatttctgatgcttttcttGTCCACTTTGCTTTGACGTAAGAGGTGACTACAGTCTGTGTGCtacatttattgcttttaaaatgagcCCTATTTCATGATGGACTGGACTGTGGGATGTGTAGTACATATGTATCATTATAGAAAATTCCACAAAGTCAAACATCAGACTTTTGGTACATAGAAGATTTATCGGTACACAGAAATCCTCAGAATAGACTTTTTATCACCCTTCCGTCCCTCCTTCCTGTTGAAAATGAATTGCTGaacttttatgctttttttttttttcctgcaaagactttaaaatttttgttgtaACTCATTCTGAGCTTCATAGCAAGATTAAAAGCTGTCATTTGCTATGCTCATAGACAATGATTGTTGAAATGAGTacattatgaaagaaaaatagtataGTTCATAAATTCAGTTCTGTGATATTGTATATAAGTgtccacaaaagaaaaatgggttGAGGATAGTAGAAACGTCTTAACAGCCTGAATCAATTTTTCTTAGATCTACTGCAATGGATGAAGAACTAAATCCAAAGATGCTAGCTTTGCATAATGCTCAGAGAAAACGAAAAATGGAACATGATGGTTCACTTTTTCAGGCAGTTGGAATTGTGAGTTTTGttttaccattttaaaatattcacttttAACCTTGCAATTTCTGAAATGAGGCATCAGTGCAGACTCCTGAGTTTAGCTGTTGGTATGCAGTGCAATCTTGGGATCAGAGATAATTGTTGGACAGTGAAATTCCCACATATATGCAGATACTGACTCTAGTTCTCTCTTACTGTCAGCTGTTTCGAAAGTGTCCTGTATACCCAAGCACATTTCTTGATTAGATAGAAGATACTCTTCCGTGAACATACACGTTTTTCAGTAGAATGTGTACAAGTGTAGACATCACATTTAAGTTTGTAATTGCcatatttatttaacttttgaACTCAAACTCAATGTTCCTATTTGTAGATACTGGAGATTGTTCTTATTGCTTCTTTCTACGCTTTCATTTTTCCATCAAATCTGAGTGTCCTTTATCTGATCGGATAACAAGACTATCTCTGAACTATAAGGGAATAGAATTCATATAACCTAGCAAATGTATTACTACCGCTTCAATTTCACGCACGCTTTTATAGTATTAGTGTGTGTGACTGAGTAGCTCATCACCTGTCCTAggcattcaaaagaaaattcttaagTATTGTTAGATTTGTGTCACTTAATTGGGGCTATCCAGCTTGTTACTTTCTAGAAGGGTATTTTGTCTCCATAGTCTTTGTTTCTTACTGACAGTTCTTAGTATTTTGAAACCTTGAGCTTTGCCATTACCTACTGTTACCTCTCTTCTTGCCTTCATTGTAAATTTCTACTTATCTTAAGTTTTGCACAGTTAATTCTTAGTTGCTTTACTGCAAAGTAGCCTTTGAGattctttgtttctttagtGGTCCACCTCCTAGGTGTAGTCACCCATCATGTCTTACAGTGCAGGATTACTTTTCTTCTGAGCTATGAATTATTCCTGTATTAGCATTCTGGTTTGAGCATGAGAGAAATCACTATATGCTGTTTTTATTAGTGCTCTCTGGAAGAGCTGAGAGAGCTTTTATACGTCCACTTTTTCAGAGGCAAGCaggctatattttttttttaaaaaaacacaaataattgTACTTATgccattgttttcatttgctaaatgctttctttgcacCTTCAGGCATGTTGTTCTCTTGCTTCTGGTAGCTCTGTAAGAATTCATAGCTCTGTGAGACATTTTATTGCCTCCCCTTGCCTTTTTCTCATGCCTTGGTGTTACAGCTGTCATACAGTGTTGCTGATAATGCTCAAAATGGCATGGGATGACATTAAATACACAGAATGCAAGCAGGTCTGTATTGACTGCTGTCGTAGCCTTCAGGCTTCTATGCTTACTGGCTTTTTAATGCTTAAAGGTTCAAAATTCATCCTTTGttaaacctttttcttttttcttctgtatctgaCAAAGACGTTGCAAATATTTTGATGGTTCCTTCACAGTCAGAAGCTGGATTTTCCATGTACCTGCTTCTTACTGACATTATTTCAAGCAAGTGCTTTTATTGTTTGGCTGCTTTTTCCACAATGGATTTCTGAGAGGATGAATTAGGccttgcacacacacagaagaaaaatggaattaagTCCAGGCTTACAGTACATGGGATTGTGCAAAAACTTGCCACAACTTCACTGTAAGGAAGTGggatttattttgcaaagagtGAAAATAAGTGAGGACCAAAGTAAAATACTACTTCAGGCTTCAAGAAAACAGGAGAATTAGAGAAGGGCAAGATGTGTTATAGTAATATTATGAAATAACGATCCAGATCATTACATTGAAAAAGATACAAGCTACACCTTTCTTAATATGAAGGGCTGTATTGcattcacagtgaaaaaaaccaaaacaccagcAATGATGTAGGTGACTAACCTCCCTATGAAATGCAGCTTCTAGGTCCCAGTTGTTTAACTAAACTTTTATTACACAGCTGTCCTTGGACTTGCGTAGATGTTTTATAACCTGAAAACAtatgttcttttctgttttaagtgtTCAGGGTAATGGCAGcattctgaaatactttttcctctttttgcagCAGTCAGTACTACTAACAAGACAAAACTTTGCAGATTCAACTACTTTTGCTAGCAAACTTGATATTAAGAtggcattttttccttctacccTATCTGTTCCAGTAGCAGCTTCTTCTTACTTATCCTAATTATACGGAGCCCTTGAAAGCTTTCCCATCTCTGtatcttctgtgctgctgtcaaAACGATATGCTAAGGAGCCGTACCTGCAGTGGAATGGCTTAGGACTGCATTCCCCACAAGACTTGGGTCAGGTGGCTTGGTGGCAGTACCTGGAGTGCCA
Encoded proteins:
- the HIF1A gene encoding hypoxia-inducible factor 1-alpha isoform X4, which translates into the protein MRLTISYLRMRKLLDAGELETEAKMEKELNCFYLKALDGFVMVLSEDGDMIYMSENVNKCMGLTQFELTGHSVFDFTHPCDHEELREMLTHRNGPVKKGKEQNTERSFFLRMKCTLTSRGRTVNIKSATWKVLHCTGHIRVYDTCGNQTHCGYKKPPMTCLVLICEPIPHPSNIEVPLDSKTFLSRHSLDMKFSYCDERITELMGYEPEELLGRSIYEYYHALDSDHLTKTHHDMFTKGQVTTGQYRMLAKQGGYVWVETQATVIYNTKNSQPQCIVCVNYVLSGIVQKDLIFSLGQTECMLKPVESPDMKMTKIFSKDDLDDTNSLFEKLKQEPDALTVLAPAAGDTIISLDFSSNESDEQQCDEVPLYNDVMLPSSSEKLQNINMAMSPLPASETTKPLRSNADPALNREVVSKLEPNTEPLELSFTMPQVQEQPTSPSDASTSQSSPEPSSPNDYCFDVDNDMANEFKLELVEKLFAIDTEAKNPFSTQETDLDLEMLAPYIPMDDDFQLRSFDQLSPLESSSSGSQNAATITIFQQTQTPSSTADEIKPVTEHVEDVKTLIVPSSPAHVVNETSSAPASPYSGNRSRTASPIRAGKGTLDQTEKSSPGAPSLLTVTLNKRSTAMDEELNPKMLALHNAQRKRKMEHDGSLFQAVGIGSLFQQTGDRGGNASLAWKRVKGCKTNGHNGVEQKTIILLSTDIASKLLGQSMDESGLPQLTSYDCEVNAPIQGNRNLLQGEELLRALDQVN